In the genome of Colletotrichum lupini chromosome 8, complete sequence, one region contains:
- a CDS encoding multicopper oxidase — protein MKSTLSKSALFFLYGLAAAVPSPSSNTGVSRRQDNAQPGSSTPADSNQGPKSCNTADNRQCWVEGFDIKTAYEESIPDTGVTREYDLVLTEHTSFQGQDGMTKNTAMLINGGFPGPNIKANWGDKIKVRVVNNLRTNGTSMHWHGLRLLNNNQNDGVNGITECPIPPGATKTYEWRAEQYGSSWYHSHFSDQYANGIAGTIQIDGPTSKNYDEDLGTYSITDWYYKSADEIRSTFTAPAAVPASDNILFNGTNINKNGGGNYSRVTLKKGKSHKIRLVNMSVDNTFTVNLVGHKMTVTGTDFVPVKPFETDSLYLTVGQRYDVIIDADQDASKAYWFNVTFPSNRLCGTSNMNKPAAIFQYEGAANGLMPKDAGKAPTDSQCQDKTDFEPIYSVDVNSTSFAKTQDDTLDITVDTSRTTGTQQVFWKVNGQNMDINWDQPTLSYLAKNSTDYPDNYNVFEVPADNAWAFWVVENLFPAPHPMHLHGHDFYILGHSEPASSGRGDGVRFNAQTDVSKLNFKNPTRRDVTTLPGRGWLVVAFKTDNPGAWLFHCHIAWHVSQGLSVQFLEQTDKIMDTVRAQDMDDMCNQWQTYSKKAPYPQTDSGLHCNGLFA, from the exons ATGAAGTCAACACTCTCCAAGAGCgcgctcttcttcctctaTGGCCTAGCAGCAGCCGTCCCCTCACCGTCGTCCAACACTGGTGTCTCGAGGAGGCAGGACAACGCACAGCCTGGCTCATCAACCCCTGCGGACTCTAACCAAGGGCCTAAGTCTTGCAACACTGCCGACAACAGACAGTGTTGGGTTGAAGGGTTTGATATCAAGACTGCTTACGAGGAGTCCATCCCAGATACTGGTGTGACGAGAGAG TATGACTTGGTTCTCACCGAGCACACCTCTTTCCAAGGTCAAGATGGCATGACCAAGAACACGGCGATGTTAATCAATG GTGGCTTCCCTGGCCCGAACATCAAGGCAAATTGGGGTGATAAGATCAAGGTCAGGGTCGTGAACAACTTGAGGACGAATGG AACCTCAATGCATTGGCACGGCCTGCGACTTCTGAACAACAACCAGAACGATGGTGTCAACGGTATCACCGAGTGCCCCATCCCGCCAGGAGCCACCAAGACCTACGAGTGGCGTGCCGAGCAGTACGGTTCATCATGGTACCACTCGCATTTCTCCGACCAGTATGCCAACGGTATCGCCGGTACCATTCAGATCGATGGACCTACCTCCAAGAACTACGACGAGGACCTCGGCACCTACTCCATCACGGATTGGTATTACAAGTCTGCCGACGAGATCCGCTCCACCTTTACTGCCCCCGCTGCCGTTCCCGCCAGTGACAATATCCTCTTCAACGGCACCAACATCAACAAGAACGGCGGTGGCAACTACTCCCGCGTGACGCTCAAGAAGGGCAAGTCTCACAAGATCCGCCTCGTCAATATGTCCGTCGACAATACCTTCACGGTGAACCTCGTCGGTCACAAGATGACGGTGACGGGAACCGACTTTGTCCCTGTCAAGCCCTTCGAGACAGACTCACTCTACCTGACCGTCGGCCAGCGCTACGATGTCATCATTGACGCTGACCAGGACGCCAGCAAGGCGTACTGGTTCAACGTCACGTTCCCGTCCAACAGACTGTGCGGCACGTCCAACATGAACAAGCCTGCTGCCATCTTCCAGTATGAGGGTGCGGCAAACGGCCTCATGCCCAAGGATGCCGGCAAGGCGCCCACCGATTCCCAGTGCCAAGACAAGACGGACTTTGAGCCCATCTACAGCGTCGACGTCAACTCTACATCGTTCGCCAAGACACAAGATGATACTCTTGACATTACCGTAGACACGAGCAGGACCACCGGCACTCAGCAGGTCTTCTGGAAGGTCAATGGCCAAAACATGGACATCAACTGGGACCAGCCGACGCTTTCTTACCTCGCCAAGAACAGCACCGACTACCCCGACAACTACAACGTCTTCGAGGTTCCCGCCGACAATGCT TGGGCATTCTGGGTCGTCGAGAACCTGTTCCCCGCCCCTCACCCCATGCATCTTCACGGCCACGACTTCTACATCCTAGGCCACTCCGAGCCGGCCTCCAGCGGCCGCGGCGACGGCGTCCGCTTCAACGCGCAGACCGACGTCTCGAAGCTAAACTTCAAGAACCCGACCAGGCGCGACGTGACCACCCTCCCCGGCCGAGGCTGGCTCGTCGTCGCCTTCAAGACGGACAACCCCGGCGCGTGGCTGTTCCATTGCCACATTGCGTGGCACGTCAGCCAGGGTTTGTCGGTGCAGTTCTTGGAGCAGACTGACAAGATTATGGATACTGTCCGGGCTCAGGATATGGATGATATGTGCAACCAGTGGCAGACGTACTCGAAGAAGGCTCCTTACCCCCAGACCGACTCTGGTCTGC ATTGTAATGGACTGTTTGCTTGA
- a CDS encoding male sterility protein, with amino-acid sequence MLYPYLSSSTKITMATTTVQVTEPRTLSVCGQRTFPSIIDERAAYEPNLTCFSTPYTSEPRDGWRVVTYRDFANAINYITHFLLDNCGVPAPNTFPTIAYIGPNDARYCIMTVACIKAGYKALFVSPRNPLEAQLNLFKLSDCRLVVRPPSHQSVVEFWVKHWDMKQIEIEPLHDILSKPQVPNVPYTKTAADAEWDPFLVLHTSGSTGLPKPIVTKHGSIALTDAQHQFPEWNGTIPIARAMESLADVHFSPSEYYECTIDYHSRKLTRSVPLFHAGGVYGFIGTAVLSNKPIIFPFPDRPLTPDLTIEILKATGAKSAALPPSLLEEMVHRPDQIEVLQKLNFVGFGGGPLNKEAGDTLYRNGVKLLNIIGATETLPFCIYYQKNSALWQYFIYNEELSGVEFRKATSDEDVYEMVITRKSKQIPIQGIFYTFPDREEYATSDLYKPHPTMPHHWKFHGRADNIINLSNGEKLNPVRMEDIIAGNPAVKAALIVGAQKFQPALIVEPFVQPKTDEEIDDLIDRIMPQVAEANETIATHGRIVRHLITVSNPEKPFLMADKGTLKRSATIKLYADEIEELYANPREVPLSKVPRLDLSSQAALSKSIEKLLREHLGVPHLESDTDFFAAGMDSLQIIAAARFITASLRATNKHYSDTTIEARDMYTHVSPHQLAGHILRSGQGKANGSTASESENHQAMDRLYQKIRQNLIHAKPGRPEPAKEQQTVILTGSTGNMGCYLLDELIRNPHVKKVICFNRSTDGGAGKQANAMKERGLASPGESGKVEFFHTNLSQTNMGLSQEVYSRLLKEADRIVHNAWAVNFNMPLDAFEPHIKGCRNLADFAATAEKRVVLVFVSTIGTTSKWDASRGPVPEKSLREYGISGLGYGQSKLISSMVLEDAAQVGDFPLAIVRVGQIAGPLADGGAWSRQEWLPSIIASSLVLKALPRHLSGMNTTAWVPVETMSKMILDIGGLTEESKDYHEGYFHGSNPSITTFEKLVPAIQQYYGRNQLPDLIPFKEWVERLEASRTAPGALGADRNPGLKLVDFYRGAASAGENIPNTRTHDTTRTVACSPALRSVGPVTPELMAHWCRQWKFESPSARVGRL; translated from the exons ATGGCCACAACTACCGTTCAAGTCACGGAGCCGAGGACTCTCTCCGTCTGTGGACAGCGGACTTTCCCGTCCATCATTGACGAGAGGGCTGCTTACGAGCCTAACCTGACGTGTTTCTCAACGCCATACACGTCGGAGCCCCGGGATGGGTGGAGAGTTGTCACCTACAGAGATTTTGCGAATGCTATCAACTACATCACGCACTTCCTTCTAGACAACTGCGGAGTTCCTGCGCCAAACACGTTTCCGACAATTGCCTACATTGGCCCAAATGATGCAAGATACTGC ATCATGACCGTTGCCTGCATCAAGGCAGGATACAAG GCCCTATTCGTGTCTCCTAGAAACCCTCTCGAGGCACAGTTGAATCTGTTCAAGCTATCTGACTGCCGACTGGTGGTGCGTCCGCCATCACACCAGTCTGTTGTCGAATTCTGGGTAAAACACTGGGACATGAAGCAGATCGAGATCGAGCCTCTGCACGATATTCTCTCCAAGCCCCAAGTACCAAACGTACCGTACACAAAAACTGCTGCAGATGCAGAATGGGATCCTTTCCTTGTCCTCCACACCAGCGGTAGCACAGGTCTCCCAAAGCCTATTGTCACCAAGCATGGCTCCATCGCCTTGACGGATGCGCAGCACCAGTTCCCGGAATGGAATGGCACGATCCCCATCGCGCGGGCAATGGAGTCGCTGGCGGACGTACACTTCAGTCCCAGTGAGTACTATGAGTGCACCATCGATTACCATTCACGGAAGCTCACACGTTCAGTGCCATTATTCCACGCCGGAGGCGTCTATGGGTTCATTGGGACTGCGGTTCTCAGCAACAAGCCCATCATCTTCCCGTTCCCTGACCGCCCACTTACACCTGATCTTACCATCGAGATTCTCAAAGCGACGGGTGCGAAGAGCGCGGCGCTACCTCCATCTCTACTCGAGGAGATGGTCCATCGTCCAGATCAAATTGAGGTACTGCAGAAGCTTAACTTTGTTGGCTTTGGTGGAG GTCCCCTCAACAAGGAGGCCGGTGACACTCTATATAGGAACGGTGTCAAGTTGCTCAACATTATTGGTGCTACTGA GACTCTACCATTCTGCATCTATTATCAAAAGAACTCGGCACTGTGGCAGTACTTCATCTATAATGAGGAGCTTTCCGGGGTCGAGTTCCGAAAGGCCACGTCTGACGAGGACGTTTACGAGATGGTGATCACCAGAAAGTCGAAGCAGATCCCGATCCAGGGCATCTTCTACACGTTCCCCGATAGAGAGGAGTATGCCACGAGCGACTTATACAAGCCTCACCCGACAATGCCGCACCACTGGAAGTTTCACGGCCGTGCCGACAACATCATCAATCTTTCCAACGGGGAGAAGCTCAACCCCGTGAGAATGGAAGACATCATTGCCGGGAACCCCGCGGTGAAAGCTGCCCTCATAGTAGGAGCACAGAAGTTCCAGCCAGCTTTAATCGTAGAGCCCTTTGTGCAGCCAAAGACGGACGAGGAGATTGACGACTTGATTGACCGCATCATGCCGCAAGTTGCCGAGGCTAATGAGACAATTG CTACGCACGGTCGGATCGTTCGGCACTTGATCACCGTGTCCAATCCCGAGAAGCCGTTCCTGATGGCGGACAAGGGCACCCTCAAGAGATCGGCGACAATCAAGCTTTACGCCGATGAGATCGAAGAGCTCTACGCTAATCCGAGAGAGGTTCCCCTCTCGAAGGTGCCGCGCCTCGATCTGAGCTCCCAGGCCGCGCTTAGCAAGTCCATCGAGAAGCTCCTCCGCGAGCACCTCGGCGTCCCCCACTTGGAGTCTGACACTGATTTCTTCGCCGCGGGCATGGACTCGTTGCAAATCATTGCTGCTGCACGTTTCATTACTGCTAGTCTGCGCGCTACGAATAAGCATTACAGTGATACGACTATTGAGGCTCGCGATATGTATACTCACGTTAGTCCTCACCAGCTTGCTGGTCACATTTTGCGATCTGGACAGGGCAAGGCCAATGGTAGTACTGCGAGTGAAAGCGAGAATCACCAAGCAATGGACAGGCTATACCAGAAGATTCGTCAGAACCTGATTCACGCCAAACCTGGACGCCCTGAGCCAGCAAAGGAGCAGCAGACTGTCATTCTCACCGGATCCACCGGAAACATGGGATGCTACCTGCTCGATGAGTTGATTCGCAACCCACACGTCAAGAAGGTCATTTGCTTCAACAGGTCAACCGACGGCGGTGCCGGAAAGCAGGCCAACGCCATGAAGGAGCGCGGCCTAGCCAGCCCAGGAGAGAGCGGCAAGGTCGAATTCTTCCACACCAACTTGTCGCAAACCAATATGGGGTTGTCGCAAGAGGTCTACTCTCGCCTCCTTAAAGAGGCGGACCGCATCGTTCACAACGCTTGGGCTGTCAACTTCAACATGCCTCTCGATGCGTTTGAACCGCACATCAAGGGATGTCGCAATTTGGCTGACTTTGCTGCCACGGCAGAGAAGCGTGTCGTGCTGGTGTTCGTGTCGACCATTGGTACCACTAGCAAATGGGATGCAAGCCGTGGCCCGGTCCCGGAGAAGTCCCTGCGGGAATATGGTATCTCAGGTCTTGGATATGGCCAGAGTAAGCTGATCTCTAGCATGGTCCTCGAGGACGCCGCCCAAGTCGGAGACTTCCCTCTGGCTATCGTTCGTGTTGGTCAGATTGCTGGGCCGCTTGCTGATGGCGGCGCTTGGAGCCGCCAAGAGTGGCTGCCCTCCATTATCGCGAGCAGTCTTGTTCTCAAGGCGTTGCCGCGACACCTATCCGGTATGAACACAACCGCCTGGGTCCCGGTTGAGACAATGTCGAAAATGATCCTAGATATCGGCGGCCTGACTGAGGAGTCGAAAGACTACCACGAGGGGTACTTCCACGGCAGCAACCCCTCCATCACAACATTTGAGAAGCTGGTCCCGGCTATCCAGCAATACTACGGAAGGAATCAACTTCCTGACCTCATCCCCTTCAAGGAATGGGTAGAGAGATTGGAAGCAAGTCGTACTGCACCCGGAGCGCTTGGCGCTGATCGAAATCCAGGCTTAAAACTGGTCGACTTCTATCGAGGCGCTGCTTCTGCGGGAGAAAATATACCGAACACGAGGACACACGATACTACGAGAACTGTGGCTTGCAGTCCTGCGCTCCGCTCGGTTGGACCTGTGACGCCGGAGCTGATGGCTCATTGGTGCAGACAGTGGAAGTTTGAGAGCCCTTCGGCTCGTGTCGGTCGTTTGTAG